GCGCCGTCCGGGCGGGCATGGGGCTGCCGGACGCGGTCGCGTCGCTCGCGGTCGCGGGTCCCGCCGTCCTGCGCCCGGCGTTCCAGGCGTTCGCCGCCGACCACCGCGCCACCGGCAGCTTCGCCGTCGCGGTGGACGAGCTCAAGGCGCGCCTCGCCGACCCGACCGCCGACCGCATCCTCGAGACGCTCCGGATGGCGCGCGAGGTCGGCGGCACCGAGCTGCCCGACGTGCTGCGGGGCCTCGCTCGGTTCCTCCGCGAGGAGGCGGCGATCCGCAGCGAGGCCGAGGCGCGGCAATCCTGGGTCGTCAACGCGGCCAAGCTCGGCGTGGCGGCGCCGTGGATCATCCTGGCGCTCCTGTCGACGCGGTCGGAGGCGGCCGCCGCCTACGCCACCCCCGCGGGCACGGTCGTCATCGTCGTCGGGCTCGTCGTCTCCGCCGTCGCGTACCGCCTCATGCTGGCCCTCGGCCGACTCCCCGAGGACCGGCGGTGGTTCGCGTGACGGCGACGGAGTCGTGGGGCGCCGTCCTGGGGTTCATGGCCGGACTCGGGCTCTGGACCATGCTCGGCGCCGTCCCCAGGTTCCGGCGGGCGCGCCTGCTCGACCGCGTCGCCCCGCACGTGCTCGACGTGTCCGAGGGCGCCCGGCGGCACCTCGCCGTGACTACAGTGCACCCGCTGCCCGTGCTCGGCACGCTCGGGGCGCCGGCCGTGATCCCGCTGCGGCAGGGGCTCGCCCGCGTGCTCGGCGGCACGGAGAGGATCGCGCAGCTGCTCGCCCAGTCCGGATCCGGGGATGACGTCGAGCGGTACCGGTCGCGCCAGCTCGTGGGGCTCGTCCTCGGAACGGCCGCGGGCGCGGTCCTCGCGGTAGTGGCCGGCGGTGCCGCGCTCCTCGGCGGCGGGCTCCCGCAGACGCAGATCGTGGCGATCCCGGTGGTGGCGGGCATCGCCGGGCTCGTGGCGTGCGATCGGGTGCTCGAGCGGGCGGCGAAGCGGAGGCTGGCGCGCATCTCGGCCGAGCTGCCCACGGTGCTCGAGTTCCTCGCGCTGAACCTCGCCGCCGGAGAGGGGCTGCTCGATGCGCTCCGCCGCGTCGCGCGCGTCGGATGCGGGGAGCTCGCGGGGGAGCTGGGGCGCGTCGTCGCCGACGTCGGCACGGGCATCCCCGTCGCCCGCGCCTTCGAGGACCTCGCCCGCCGGCTCGCCCTCCCCGCCGTCTCGCGCCTCGTCGACCAGCTGGCGGGATCCCTCGAGCGCGGCACCCCGCTGGCGGAGGTGCTCCGGGCCCAGGCGCAGGACGCCCGCGAGGTCGCCAAGCGCGAGCTGCTCGAGAGCGCCGGCCGCAAGGAGGTCGGGATGCTCGTGCCCCTGGTGTTCCTGATCCTGCCGCTCACCATCGTCTTCGCCCTGTTCCCCGGGATCCTCGTCCTCCAGCTCGGGCTGTAGGACCGGGGATCCGCCTCACCGCACCACCACCATCCACCACCGACCGAGAGGCACGACATGACCGACGAACGAGGGAGCACCGAGCTGCCGGGGACCCGCGATGCCCGCTGGGACGACGACCGCGGCGACGTCCCCGGCTGGGTGCTCATCACCCTGATGACGGCCGGGCTCGTCATCATCCTGTGGGGCGTCGCGGGACCCCTGCTGCAGAACGTGTTCACCCAGGCCATCGACCGGGTCACGTCGTTCTGATGCGCGATGACCGCGGCTCGGCGCCGGCCGAGTTCGTCATGGTCGGCGCGCTGCTCGTCGTCCTCGCCCTCTCGGTGCTCCAGCTCGCGCTGGCGCTGCACGTGCGGACGACCGTGCTCGACGCGGCGGGGGAGGGGGCGCGGACCGCGGCGCTCGCCGGGGCGACGCAGGCCGACGGCGTCGAGCGGACGCGGGAGCTGATCACCACGGCGGTGGGGGAGCGGTACGCGCGCGAGGTCACGGCGGGCACGGGCACCGTCCTCGGCCACGCCGTGGTCAGCGTCACGGTCCGCAC
This is a stretch of genomic DNA from Clavibacter zhangzhiyongii. It encodes these proteins:
- a CDS encoding type II secretion system F family protein, with translation MVRVTATESWGAVLGFMAGLGLWTMLGAVPRFRRARLLDRVAPHVLDVSEGARRHLAVTTVHPLPVLGTLGAPAVIPLRQGLARVLGGTERIAQLLAQSGSGDDVERYRSRQLVGLVLGTAAGAVLAVVAGGAALLGGGLPQTQIVAIPVVAGIAGLVACDRVLERAAKRRLARISAELPTVLEFLALNLAAGEGLLDALRRVARVGCGELAGELGRVVADVGTGIPVARAFEDLARRLALPAVSRLVDQLAGSLERGTPLAEVLRAQAQDAREVAKRELLESAGRKEVGMLVPLVFLILPLTIVFALFPGILVLQLGL
- a CDS encoding TadE/TadG family type IV pilus assembly protein — its product is MRDDRGSAPAEFVMVGALLVVLALSVLQLALALHVRTTVLDAAGEGARTAALAGATQADGVERTRELITTAVGERYAREVTAGTGTVLGHAVVSVTVRTTLPLLGLLGVDRGLEVTGHAAVERLG
- a CDS encoding type II secretion system F family protein, with the translated sequence MSVALGLAFGAGLVLLLAPRLWPSAGGASGRGRGIADVVHDRLTHAGLERISVSAFLAVSALVGLAAAVLVEALLRVDGAALAAGVVGVALPWAVVGARSAARRRAHREVWPDVVDHLVSAVRAGMGLPDAVASLAVAGPAVLRPAFQAFAADHRATGSFAVAVDELKARLADPTADRILETLRMAREVGGTELPDVLRGLARFLREEAAIRSEAEARQSWVVNAAKLGVAAPWIILALLSTRSEAAAAYATPAGTVVIVVGLVVSAVAYRLMLALGRLPEDRRWFA